The nucleotide window TCCGTATCGGTTGCCCGCAACGAGCCCGGCCGCGAGGTCGCCGGCTCCCACGCCGGTCGCGGCGACGAGCAGGCCGGGCCCGATCAGCGACCATTCCGGTTCGTCAGATGAATCGTCCGTGTGAGCACTCATCGAGTGTACAGCGGGTCGTGGCTATCGGATAAATCTAGTTGTGGTCGATCGGATAACTGTGAGTCCTTCGATCGTTGTTTTCACGAACGGTGTGACGATTTGTGGCAATCACCCCGGGATCGGTTTTCTACTGCTCGGTCGCCGGCACGCCCGCGACCGTCGCGCCCGCCGGCACGTCGCTGGCCACGAGCGAGTTCGCGGCCACGCGCGCGTCGGCACCGATCTCGACACCCGGGAGAACGATCGCCCCTGCACCGATCATCGCACGCTCGCCGACGACCACCTCCCCCGTGCGATATTCGTCCTGGAGGAACTCGTGACAGAGCAGGGTCGTGTCGTAGCCAACGATGGCGTTCTCGCGGAGGGTGATCAGTTCCGGCCAGAAAACATCGGGTGTCGCTTCGAGCCCCCACGAGACGCCCCGTTCGACGGTGACGCCGATGCGCCGGAGCGCCCAGTTCTTGATCCGTAGCGAGGGCGCGATACGCGCGACGAGGACGAGAACATAGGTGTACATGATCCGCCACGCGCTCTTCGCGTCGGGCCAGTGCCACAGCGAGTTCCGCCGTCCCGGCGTCGAATGCACCGTGAGGCGATCGTGACGGCCCATCAGCCCTCGTGGCCACGCAGTTCGGCCATGTGCTCGATTCGTGACTCGACGAGATCGGCCGTGCCGATGTCCTCACGCACCCGCAGTCCGTCCGTGTCGGCCGCGTCGAGCGCATCGGCCGCAATCTCCTCGGCCTCCGCGATACTCTCGGCGATTCCGACGACTGCGAATGCCCGTGAGGTGGTCGTGTAGATGCCGTCCTCGTGCTCGTCGACGCTCGCGTAGAACAACAGCGCGTCGCCCGCGCTCTCGGGGTCGATCCCGACCTGTGCGCCCGCGTCGGGGTCTTCGGGATAGCCCGCCGGAACGGCGTACTTGCAGACGGTCGCCCGCTCGTCGAAGGTGAGTTCGGGGAGGTCGCCGCCGCGGGCTGCCGTGAGAACGTCGAGGAAGTCGGTGTCGAGTACGGGCAAGGTGTTCATCGCCTCGGGATCGCCGAAGCGCGCGTTGAACTCGACGACTTTCGGTCCGTCGGCCGTGAGCATGAACTGGCCGTAGAGCACACCCGTGTAGTCGTCGAGGGCGTCGACCGTCTCCTCGATGATCGACACGGCCGCGTCGTAGTCCGCCTCGGTCATGAACGGGAGTTCGCGCGTGG belongs to Halococcus qingdaonensis and includes:
- a CDS encoding acyltransferase, which codes for MGRHDRLTVHSTPGRRNSLWHWPDAKSAWRIMYTYVLVLVARIAPSLRIKNWALRRIGVTVERGVSWGLEATPDVFWPELITLRENAIVGYDTTLLCHEFLQDEYRTGEVVVGERAMIGAGAIVLPGVEIGADARVAANSLVASDVPAGATVAGVPATEQ